A genomic segment from Ignavibacteriota bacterium encodes:
- the rplU gene encoding 50S ribosomal protein L21 has product MFAVVEVAGKQYKVAPKDKIMVPTLNEKPGTKIRLDRVLMLGDEKSVSVGRPLVSGAVVEATLVEHAKMDKVIVFKKKRRKGYRVRRGHRQGYSQIEILSIGK; this is encoded by the coding sequence ATGTTCGCCGTCGTTGAAGTCGCTGGAAAGCAATACAAAGTGGCACCGAAAGATAAGATCATGGTGCCCACCCTCAATGAGAAACCCGGAACGAAGATCCGCCTGGACCGCGTCCTCATGCTCGGCGATGAAAAGAGTGTCTCCGTCGGCCGCCCGCTCGTGAGCGGTGCCGTCGTCGAAGCCACCCTTGTTGAACACGCCAAGATGGACAAGGTGATCGTGTTCAAGAAGAAGCGCCGCAAGGGATATCGCGTACGGCGCGGACATCGTCAGGGTTATTCTCAGATCGAAATTCTCAGCATCGGCAAGTAG
- the rsmA gene encoding ribosomal RNA small subunit methyltransferase A, with protein MNVVPPLRPRASLGQNFLRDRNTAHKIVAALDPGPADTVLEIGPGEGALTFELASLAGRLVIVDLDERVIARMQEAFAGKPVEILFNDVLKLDLTELAGRAGKLKIAGNIPYNITSPILFHLLEHRAAITQSILLMQREVAYRLVAVPRTKDYGILSVFFQLFFDVEILFEVPPTVFYPKPKVTSTLVRLRPAPRAALPPEGREILPVSGARCVRQAAEDPAQFAPVSSGGGTSGDGFRLRPAAGRAEPGRTCAAGRRAPRGPARWEGGGMKFRTPANGLHSTDVVIVAFFTLLTVINIVFAGRIPGWWIMVLVNSAIIGAIHLLGAKRRGSTSKALAVIHDWYVPPLVFLTFKELYYMIKPIHQGVDYDDWLIVADRWLFGVNPTQWLEQFSHPVITELLMIAYTLFYLLFLIVGYELYKKHPRSEFHFFMFTCVFGFYLSYLGYFALPAVGPRYTLHDFNSLDAEIPGLWLTPALRWFVNWGESIPMGVSSAAAMAATQRDVFPSGHTMMTLVLMWMAVRYRLASRHFVLVTGVLLIIATVYQRYHYVVDLIGGALFAVACLFIAPRLYAFLRKKIGTMDQVHPWAGDDSY; from the coding sequence GTGAACGTTGTCCCCCCTCTGCGCCCCCGCGCGTCCCTCGGCCAGAACTTCCTGCGTGATCGGAACACCGCCCATAAGATCGTGGCCGCTCTCGACCCCGGTCCGGCGGATACGGTCCTGGAGATCGGCCCGGGCGAAGGGGCTTTGACATTCGAGCTTGCCTCGCTGGCCGGCCGGCTGGTGATCGTGGACCTGGACGAGCGGGTCATCGCCCGCATGCAGGAGGCCTTTGCCGGCAAGCCGGTGGAGATCCTCTTTAATGATGTTCTGAAGCTGGACCTGACGGAGCTGGCGGGGCGGGCGGGCAAGCTCAAGATCGCCGGCAATATTCCGTACAATATCACCTCGCCGATCCTGTTCCATCTCCTGGAGCACCGGGCCGCGATCACTCAGAGCATCCTGCTGATGCAGCGTGAAGTGGCCTACCGTCTGGTGGCGGTGCCGCGCACAAAGGACTACGGGATCCTGTCGGTCTTCTTCCAGCTGTTCTTCGATGTGGAGATCCTGTTCGAAGTGCCGCCCACGGTCTTCTATCCGAAGCCGAAAGTCACCTCCACCCTGGTCCGCCTCCGGCCCGCTCCCCGAGCCGCGCTTCCCCCTGAAGGACGAGAAATTCTTCCGGTCTCTGGTGCGCGGTGTGTTCGGCAAGCGGCGGAAGACCCTGCGCAATTCGCTCCGGTATCATCTGGAGGCGGAACCTCCGGCGACGGGTTTCGACTACGGCCGGCGGCCGGAAGAGCTGAGCCTGGAAGAACTTGTGCGGCTGGGCGACGAGCTCCGCGCGGCCCTGCACGGTGGGAAGGGGGGGGCATGAAGTTCCGTACGCCCGCGAACGGCCTCCATTCCACCGATGTGGTGATCGTCGCGTTCTTCACGTTGCTGACGGTGATCAACATCGTCTTTGCCGGCCGCATCCCGGGATGGTGGATCATGGTCCTCGTGAACTCCGCCATCATCGGGGCGATCCATCTGCTCGGTGCGAAACGCCGCGGCAGCACTTCGAAGGCCCTTGCGGTGATCCACGATTGGTACGTGCCGCCGCTGGTGTTCCTGACGTTCAAAGAGTTGTACTACATGATCAAGCCGATCCATCAGGGGGTCGACTATGACGACTGGCTCATCGTGGCGGACCGGTGGTTGTTCGGCGTGAACCCGACGCAGTGGCTGGAGCAGTTCAGCCATCCCGTGATCACCGAGCTCCTGATGATCGCGTATACGCTGTTCTACCTGCTGTTCCTGATCGTCGGGTATGAGCTGTACAAGAAGCACCCGCGCAGCGAATTCCATTTCTTCATGTTCACGTGCGTGTTCGGTTTCTATCTGTCGTATCTGGGATATTTCGCATTGCCCGCCGTGGGGCCGCGGTACACCCTGCATGATTTCAATTCGCTGGATGCGGAGATCCCCGGGCTCTGGCTGACCCCTGCGCTCCGCTGGTTCGTGAACTGGGGGGAGTCCATCCCGATGGGCGTGAGCAGTGCGGCGGCGATGGCGGCGACACAGCGCGATGTGTTCCCCAGCGGGCACACCATGATGACGCTGGTGCTGATGTGGATGGCGGTGCGTTACCGCCTTGCCTCGCGGCATTTTGTGCTCGTGACGGGTGTCCTGTTGATCATTGCCACGGTCTACCAGCGGTATCATTATGTGGTGGATCTGATCGGCGGGGCGTTGTTCGCGGTGGCCTGTCTGTTCATCGCCCCCCGGCTGTACGCCTTCCTCAGGAAGAAGATCGGGACGATGGACCAGGTGCATCCGTGGGCGGGGGACGACTCCTATTGA
- a CDS encoding glycosyltransferase family 2 protein: MSVVIPLYNEEGSLKELNTQLRSVLGRMNIRYEIVYVDDGSTDRSFQVLRDLKRNDRHIKVVRFRRNFGKSAALAVGFDKAQGNIVITMDADLQDDPAEIPSMKRRIEDGFDLISGWKKVRHDPITKTIPSKFFNKVTAMMTGVKIHDMNCGLKAYRKEVIKTVKVYGELHRYIPVLAHWEGFKVGEMVVQHRARKYGKTKFGLGRFWKGFLDLLTAIFTTRFLRRPLHLFGPVGILAMVLGGGVDAWMIIHRLLLGPDVYALGSRPMFFAATILVVIGVQFISLGLLGEMISKTRTSAEEYSIREFLK; this comes from the coding sequence ATCAGCGTGGTCATCCCCCTCTATAACGAGGAGGGATCCCTGAAGGAGCTCAACACGCAGCTCCGTTCGGTGCTCGGCCGGATGAACATCCGCTACGAGATCGTGTACGTGGACGACGGCAGCACCGACCGCTCGTTCCAGGTGCTGCGCGACCTGAAACGGAACGACCGCCACATCAAGGTCGTCCGCTTCCGCCGCAACTTCGGGAAGTCCGCCGCCCTGGCCGTCGGGTTCGACAAGGCCCAGGGGAACATCGTGATCACCATGGACGCGGACCTGCAGGATGATCCTGCCGAGATCCCGTCGATGAAGCGGCGTATCGAAGACGGCTTCGACCTCATCTCCGGATGGAAGAAGGTCCGCCACGACCCCATCACCAAGACCATCCCGTCCAAGTTCTTCAACAAGGTCACCGCAATGATGACCGGCGTGAAGATCCACGACATGAACTGCGGCCTCAAGGCCTACCGCAAGGAGGTCATCAAGACCGTGAAGGTGTACGGTGAACTCCACCGCTACATCCCGGTCCTCGCCCACTGGGAAGGCTTCAAGGTCGGCGAGATGGTGGTGCAGCACCGCGCACGCAAGTACGGCAAAACGAAATTCGGCCTCGGCCGGTTCTGGAAGGGATTCCTGGACCTGCTGACGGCGATCTTCACCACACGCTTCCTCCGCCGTCCGCTGCATCTCTTCGGGCCCGTCGGCATCCTTGCCATGGTGCTCGGCGGCGGCGTCGATGCCTGGATGATCATCCACCGCCTCCTGCTCGGCCCCGATGTGTATGCCCTCGGCAGCCGGCCGATGTTCTTCGCGGCGACGATCCTGGTCGTGATCGGGGTGCAGTTCATCTCCCTCGGCCTGCTCGGAGAAATGATCAGCAAGACGCGGACCTCAGCGGAAGAGTATTCGATCCGCGAGTTCCTCAAGTAA
- a CDS encoding glycosyltransferase family 9 protein → MHFDLLVNLDKDREACALTATVSADVKKGFTLANGKPAPIDADAEPKFLTGVFDDLSKHNTLSYLQEIFAVAGFTFAHEEYIMDNHADKGFVWKLPKKKPIIGLNTGCGGRWVSRLWDEKNWVALAKKLKKAGYEPLLLGGEQEHARNTRIAAKSGARYPGYFPLNQFINLMDQCDLVVSAVTMAMHIAVGLRKPLVLFNSTFNKNEFELYGRGEILEPDFDCPCYYSPVCPNNCMQYLRVDTVFESCRRILPT, encoded by the coding sequence ATGCATTTCGATCTCCTGGTGAACCTGGACAAGGACCGCGAGGCGTGCGCGCTCACCGCCACGGTCAGCGCGGATGTGAAGAAGGGCTTCACGCTGGCGAACGGCAAGCCGGCACCCATCGACGCCGATGCGGAGCCGAAGTTCCTGACCGGCGTCTTCGATGACCTGAGCAAGCACAACACGCTGAGCTACCTCCAGGAGATCTTCGCGGTCGCCGGGTTCACCTTCGCGCACGAAGAGTACATCATGGACAACCATGCGGACAAGGGGTTCGTGTGGAAGCTGCCGAAGAAGAAACCGATCATCGGCCTCAACACCGGCTGCGGCGGGCGCTGGGTGTCGCGGTTGTGGGACGAGAAGAACTGGGTCGCGCTCGCGAAGAAACTCAAGAAAGCGGGCTACGAACCGCTGCTGCTCGGCGGCGAACAGGAACACGCCCGCAACACACGCATCGCCGCGAAGAGCGGCGCACGCTACCCCGGATACTTCCCGCTCAACCAGTTCATCAACCTGATGGACCAGTGCGACCTCGTGGTCTCGGCGGTCACGATGGCCATGCACATCGCCGTCGGACTCCGGAAGCCGCTCGTGCTGTTCAACAGCACGTTCAACAAGAACGAGTTCGAGCTGTACGGCAGGGGCGAGATCCTCGAACCGGACTTCGACTGTCCGTGCTACTACTCCCCGGTCTGTCCCAACAATTGCATGCAGTACCTGCGTGTCGATACCGTCTTCGAAAGCTGTCGAAGGATCCTCCCCACTTAG